In a single window of the Dysgonomonas mossii genome:
- a CDS encoding DUF3943 domain-containing protein: protein MQNKFLLFFTFLLISFYAQAQFAIRYQVAPPKPADSIDIAFYSKKKFWEAATQNFGLNMAIWGFDRFVMKEDFAYINMHTIKKNLKGGFVWDNDQMGTNMFLHPYHGNLYYNSARSRGFNYWESGLFALGGSAMWELFMENEYPSINDIIATPIGGLSLGEVLYRTSDLVLDDRREGSHRFGRELAAFVIAPTRGLTRILNGDAWRRRSTTGKQFGVPDVSVEVSAGVRVLELKGEILDKGVGAAMDVNIEYGDRFSDENEKPYDYFTFKSNLNIHSSQPMLSQLNIIGRLYVTELVDTKNDFLSLGFYQHFDYYDSDTISDVSGKIPYKFCTPASFGAGFIYQSKRIQNVGFNAFMHTNLVLLGGALSDHYVVDMRNYNLASGFSTKLGFNLTYKDWISMSGNYEVYRMFTWKGYPKDIDWDNIDVHEFNYQGDRSQAILHAISLRTDIKLRSHLFLTGIYYNYMRDTNYRYFDDVFSKTSEGRLMLTYKF, encoded by the coding sequence ATGCAAAATAAGTTTCTCTTATTCTTTACATTTTTATTAATCTCATTTTACGCTCAAGCTCAGTTTGCTATTCGTTATCAGGTGGCTCCACCCAAGCCGGCTGATTCGATTGACATAGCTTTTTATTCTAAGAAAAAGTTTTGGGAAGCGGCAACTCAGAATTTTGGCTTGAATATGGCTATCTGGGGATTTGATCGGTTTGTAATGAAGGAAGATTTTGCATATATAAATATGCATACCATAAAGAAAAATCTAAAGGGTGGTTTCGTTTGGGATAATGATCAGATGGGAACAAATATGTTTCTGCACCCTTATCATGGTAATCTATATTACAACTCGGCTCGTTCCAGAGGCTTTAATTATTGGGAGTCGGGGCTTTTTGCACTCGGTGGTAGTGCTATGTGGGAATTGTTTATGGAAAATGAGTATCCGTCAATAAATGATATAATAGCAACGCCTATTGGTGGACTATCGCTTGGAGAGGTACTTTATCGGACGTCCGATCTGGTGTTGGACGATCGCCGCGAAGGAAGCCATCGCTTTGGACGCGAATTAGCAGCCTTTGTGATAGCTCCAACCAGAGGGCTGACAAGAATCTTGAATGGAGATGCTTGGCGTAGACGTTCTACTACTGGGAAACAGTTTGGAGTGCCCGATGTAAGTGTAGAGGTATCTGCCGGAGTCAGAGTTTTGGAGCTGAAAGGTGAGATTCTCGACAAGGGGGTAGGGGCTGCAATGGATGTAAACATCGAATATGGCGATCGATTTTCAGATGAGAATGAAAAACCCTATGATTATTTCACATTTAAGAGCAATCTCAATATACACAGTTCGCAGCCAATGCTTAGCCAATTAAATATTATTGGTCGGCTGTATGTAACAGAATTGGTAGATACAAAAAATGATTTTCTAAGTTTAGGATTCTATCAACATTTCGATTATTATGATTCGGATACAATATCAGATGTTTCGGGTAAAATTCCATACAAGTTTTGTACTCCTGCATCATTTGGGGCTGGGTTCATCTATCAAAGCAAACGTATACAGAACGTAGGATTTAATGCGTTTATGCATACAAATCTGGTGTTGCTTGGTGGAGCACTTAGCGATCATTATGTGGTAGATATGCGTAATTATAACCTTGCCAGTGGTTTCAGTACAAAGTTAGGTTTTAATCTGACGTACAAGGATTGGATCAGTATGTCGGGTAATTATGAGGTCTATCGTATGTTTACTTGGAAGGGGTATCCCAAAGATATAGATTGGGATAATATTGATGTCCATGAATTTAATTATCAGGGGGATCGATCGCAAGCAATTCTACATGCGATCAGCCTTCGTACGGATATAAAATTAAGAAGCCATTTGTTCTTAACGGGTATATATTACAACTATATGCGCGACACAAATTATAGATATTTTGATGATGTGTTTTCTAAAACATCAGAAGGTCGATTAATGCTAACATATAAATTTTAA
- a CDS encoding GNAT family N-acetyltransferase, protein MIISEAPYEDVLGLRRQVMYPDKDIEFVKLPDDDRGLHIGVYENDDLVSVMSIFLHGRDVQFRKLATRSEMQGKGYATALMEWLISYANDLKLDRLWCNARSEATDFYKKFGYSETDEFFSKNGYDYIVMERKFNHEFA, encoded by the coding sequence ATGATTATTTCCGAAGCCCCATATGAAGATGTCTTGGGCTTGCGCAGGCAAGTGATGTATCCGGATAAAGATATTGAGTTCGTAAAATTGCCTGACGATGACAGAGGTTTGCATATTGGTGTATACGAAAATGATGACTTAGTATCTGTTATGTCTATATTTCTGCATGGTAGAGATGTTCAGTTCCGAAAACTAGCAACTCGCAGCGAAATGCAAGGTAAAGGATATGCTACAGCTCTAATGGAGTGGCTTATATCTTATGCAAACGATTTAAAGCTAGATCGTCTATGGTGCAATGCCCGCAGTGAAGCAACCGATTTTTATAAAAAATTTGGTTATAGTGAAACCGATGAATTTTTCTCTAAAAATGGCTATGATTATATTGTAATGGAGAGAAAATTCAATCATGAATTCGCTTAA
- a CDS encoding OmpP1/FadL family transporter, producing MKKLSLLMLAVAFSVGMVYAQNEMDAYRFSKNDLTGTARSVAMGGAFGALGGDISGIAINPAGIGVYQKSEIVTTMNFQNTKSQGQLNIGKQNENKFTFAFDNLAFVGTFPLYDDVVPFLNFGFSYNRLKSFDRKYAVMGDNTRSLTGYMAGRANFNEVPASRLSLKDNDFWGVWDSQDWLTVLGYNSFLINEGSNGGSYSPAISNNVSNDLFVEEKGYISSYDFNIGTSFSDIVSVGATISMTDINYRLYSQYTEYMPDGNGALADNRRFDLYNWNRTDGTGWQVKAGVIIKPVQEFRIGIAYHSPTWYKMTDHFAADLSHNLSGVSSSSLDPDYVAGTVKSYDGREDAVFDYKLRTPDKWTFSMAGVIGTKAIISADYELTNYKNNMKLFNRNSKAFSPDPNEYIKNDFKMASALRVGLEYRFTSKFSGRVGYSWVQSPFDSKIKNNGNEVTTDPRPVTQYAFDADTHYITYGLGYQFIPERRGKSDWSNGYFYTDVAFVMKSQKADLYSFAGADKASLKTNSFQGLLTLGYKFSMN from the coding sequence ATGAAAAAATTATCATTATTAATGCTTGCTGTTGCCTTTTCGGTAGGAATGGTTTATGCTCAAAATGAAATGGATGCATACAGATTTTCCAAGAATGATTTAACCGGTACGGCAAGATCTGTGGCTATGGGGGGTGCATTTGGTGCACTGGGAGGTGATATCTCCGGTATCGCAATAAATCCTGCCGGTATAGGAGTTTATCAAAAGTCTGAAATTGTGACTACAATGAATTTTCAGAATACAAAGTCACAAGGTCAGTTGAATATAGGTAAGCAAAATGAAAATAAATTTACTTTTGCTTTTGATAATTTAGCCTTTGTGGGAACTTTTCCTTTATATGATGACGTAGTTCCTTTTCTTAATTTTGGATTTTCTTATAACCGTTTAAAAAGCTTTGACAGGAAATATGCCGTAATGGGCGATAATACTCGATCTCTTACCGGTTATATGGCTGGTAGAGCCAATTTCAATGAAGTTCCAGCTTCACGCTTATCTCTAAAAGATAATGACTTTTGGGGAGTGTGGGACAGTCAGGATTGGTTGACGGTATTAGGCTACAATTCTTTTTTGATAAATGAAGGTTCTAACGGAGGTAGCTATAGTCCGGCAATATCAAACAACGTTTCTAATGATTTGTTTGTGGAAGAAAAAGGTTATATTAGTTCATATGATTTCAATATCGGAACTTCTTTCTCTGATATCGTGAGCGTTGGTGCTACAATTTCTATGACAGATATAAACTATCGTCTCTATTCTCAATATACAGAGTATATGCCTGATGGAAATGGCGCACTGGCAGATAATCGCAGATTTGATTTGTATAATTGGAATAGAACGGATGGAACAGGTTGGCAAGTAAAAGCGGGAGTTATAATAAAACCGGTTCAAGAATTCCGTATAGGTATTGCTTACCACTCACCAACATGGTATAAAATGACAGATCATTTTGCTGCCGATTTGAGTCATAATTTATCAGGAGTATCTAGCTCTAGTCTTGATCCCGATTATGTAGCAGGAACAGTAAAAAGCTACGATGGGCGGGAAGATGCTGTTTTTGATTATAAATTACGTACACCCGATAAATGGACATTTAGTATGGCGGGAGTTATAGGGACAAAGGCTATCATAAGTGCAGATTATGAATTGACAAACTATAAGAATAATATGAAGCTGTTTAATCGTAACAGTAAAGCATTTTCTCCGGACCCGAATGAATATATTAAAAACGATTTCAAAATGGCATCAGCCTTACGCGTTGGTCTTGAATATCGTTTTACCAGCAAATTTTCAGGTCGTGTAGGTTATTCATGGGTGCAAAGTCCTTTTGACTCAAAAATAAAGAATAATGGAAATGAGGTTACTACAGATCCTCGTCCTGTTACGCAATATGCATTCGATGCCGATACTCACTATATCACTTATGGATTAGGATATCAATTTATTCCTGAAAGAAGAGGTAAATCCGATTGGTCGAATGGTTATTTTTACACAGATGTTGCCTTTGTAATGAAATCTCAGAAGGCAGATTTGTATTCTTTTGCAGGAGCAGATAAAGCTTCTTTGAAGACAAACTCATTCCAAGGACTATTGACTTTAGGGTATAAGTTTAGTATGAATTAG
- a CDS encoding SMI1/KNR4 family protein: protein MTPAYHKFLELFRANEYKIKHGKKGVVKQEWIDYTEQELGFSLPDSYKWWSQEFEYFKVEDEYVKYVSPPENYNIADVDSLLYLYKSQIISNATSQNELTVLEEGEGDALYYFLIEPGLKGNEYRVFCRDYMNEDDDFYADDFFKFLEMKIHQMK, encoded by the coding sequence ATGACCCCCGCGTATCATAAGTTCCTTGAGTTATTCAGAGCTAATGAATATAAAATAAAACACGGAAAGAAGGGTGTAGTAAAGCAAGAGTGGATTGACTACACGGAGCAAGAATTAGGATTTTCTTTACCTGACTCTTATAAATGGTGGTCGCAGGAGTTTGAGTACTTCAAAGTAGAAGATGAATATGTTAAATATGTGTCTCCTCCCGAAAACTATAATATTGCAGATGTAGATAGCCTTTTATATTTATATAAGTCTCAGATAATAAGTAATGCTACATCTCAGAATGAATTGACTGTTTTGGAAGAAGGAGAGGGGGATGCTTTGTATTATTTCTTAATTGAGCCCGGGCTAAAAGGCAATGAGTATAGAGTCTTTTGTCGTGATTATATGAATGAAGATGATGATTTTTATGCGGATGATTTTTTTAAGTTTTTGGAAATGAAAATACATCAAATGAAATAA
- a CDS encoding helix-turn-helix domain-containing protein has translation MLEKESNELGYSLENEFKLYKNAHSLPVPHSAFCTTFGIVGICHEGAITIEVHQRQEEHRFVEGEMIVLLPNQTISVKDKSDNFKIDYFLLSQTITDDILGGISRFSPLFFIYMRQKHFYKLTKNEMSRYSEYYNLVNERFLTSDCMFQREYIVSLIRLFYLDVYYSFKNSLLSTNATPCSRKENLAYQFFLLILKHYHENKEMSFYAKQLDITPKYLSKVIKDVSGRSAKDWIVEYTLLEIKSLLNNTALNIQEITLDTHFSSQASLGRFFKKHTGQSPSEYRARLDAQIGMF, from the coding sequence ATGCTAGAAAAGGAAAGTAACGAGCTTGGATATTCGTTAGAGAACGAATTTAAATTATATAAGAATGCTCACTCTTTACCAGTTCCTCATTCAGCATTTTGTACGACTTTTGGTATAGTTGGTATTTGTCATGAAGGAGCTATTACTATCGAAGTTCATCAGCGTCAAGAAGAGCATCGTTTTGTAGAAGGTGAGATGATCGTTTTATTGCCAAATCAGACTATCTCGGTAAAAGATAAAAGCGACAACTTTAAAATTGATTATTTTTTACTTTCCCAAACAATAACAGATGATATTCTAGGTGGTATTTCACGCTTTTCGCCACTATTCTTCATATATATGAGGCAAAAGCACTTTTACAAACTGACTAAGAATGAGATGTCTCGGTATTCTGAATACTATAATCTTGTTAATGAAAGATTTCTTACGTCAGACTGTATGTTTCAGCGGGAATATATAGTAAGTTTAATAAGACTTTTTTATTTGGATGTTTATTATAGTTTTAAGAATAGCTTATTGTCAACGAATGCTACTCCTTGTTCGAGGAAAGAGAACTTGGCATATCAATTTTTTCTTTTAATACTAAAGCATTACCACGAAAATAAAGAAATGTCTTTTTATGCGAAGCAATTGGATATAACACCCAAGTATCTTTCTAAGGTGATAAAGGATGTAAGTGGTCGATCTGCCAAAGACTGGATTGTAGAATATACTTTGTTGGAAATAAAATCGTTGTTAAATAATACAGCGTTAAATATTCAGGAAATAACATTGGATACACATTTTTCGAGTCAAGCTTCTTTAGGTAGATTTTTCAAAAAGCATACAGGGCAGTCTCCGTCGGAATATAGGGCGAGGCTCGACGCTCAGATAGGTATGTTTTAG
- a CDS encoding DUF6080 domain-containing protein, translated as MNKSIRFKITDFKFLSKALLPQKKEEKLLFFILLLIYLSYSIYIALSTSVIDNMSYETDIYFSYDNPLILKLGRTQISGHPLLMLFYYPFVLIGNGLAYLVTFKAKTLLFVLLSSSMISMSSVYIFRYLREIIEIKRSVAYLITLFFAFFSTNLLLSFTPESFTLSAIFLAFNVYYNSSYIKKQKSPPFLSNIVLADFILGGITLTNVAKGIVPVLFFKEKKISILKKVVLLGVIFLAILSIVQLISIVFLSKNFFESIFIHRESFTNSALGGSSLFQMVFTHFFGSSIFFPPMMNYTAYNSTMQYIIEGNYSYWWQYTFVALILAIIVASLVKNYKNPFLQMIFLLFLIDIIIHCVMKFGINQPFIYGAHWVYCIPLLIGWLYNKLKEKQAKAFVVFFICMFVGLIINNLYHLTDFINMAQSLYPTE; from the coding sequence ATGAATAAAAGTATTCGTTTTAAAATTACTGATTTTAAATTTTTATCGAAAGCACTTTTGCCCCAGAAAAAAGAAGAGAAGTTGCTATTCTTTATACTGCTATTAATTTATTTATCCTATTCGATATATATAGCATTAAGTACATCTGTGATAGATAATATGTCGTATGAAACAGATATTTATTTTTCTTATGATAATCCCTTAATCTTAAAGTTGGGACGAACACAGATAAGCGGGCATCCTCTCCTGATGTTATTTTATTACCCTTTTGTTCTTATTGGCAATGGACTTGCATATTTAGTTACATTCAAAGCTAAAACTCTCCTCTTTGTTTTATTGTCCTCTTCGATGATCAGTATGTCCTCTGTTTATATTTTTCGATATCTGAGAGAGATCATTGAAATAAAAAGGTCTGTAGCTTATTTGATAACATTATTTTTCGCATTTTTTTCTACAAATCTACTCTTGAGCTTTACACCTGAAAGCTTTACGCTATCTGCTATATTTTTGGCATTTAATGTTTATTACAATTCATCTTATATAAAGAAACAAAAATCACCTCCATTTCTTTCAAATATAGTTTTAGCAGATTTTATTTTAGGAGGAATTACACTTACTAATGTTGCAAAAGGTATTGTCCCTGTGTTATTTTTTAAAGAAAAGAAAATAAGTATATTAAAGAAGGTCGTTTTATTGGGGGTAATATTTCTTGCGATATTATCTATTGTTCAGCTTATTAGTATAGTTTTTCTTTCGAAGAATTTTTTTGAGTCCATTTTCATACACAGAGAATCTTTTACCAATAGCGCTTTGGGAGGCTCCTCTTTATTCCAGATGGTTTTTACTCATTTTTTTGGCTCTTCAATCTTCTTTCCTCCAATGATGAATTATACAGCTTACAATTCAACGATGCAGTATATAATTGAAGGAAATTATTCTTATTGGTGGCAATATACATTCGTTGCTTTAATACTGGCAATCATTGTAGCTTCTCTGGTAAAGAATTATAAGAACCCTTTTTTACAAATGATTTTCTTACTATTCCTTATCGATATTATTATACACTGTGTAATGAAATTCGGTATCAATCAGCCCTTTATCTACGGCGCACACTGGGTGTATTGTATTCCTTTATTAATCGGATGGCTGTATAATAAGTTGAAAGAAAAACAAGCAAAGGCCTTTGTCGTATTCTTTATATGCATGTTTGTCGGTTTGATTATAAACAATCTGTATCATCTCACGGATTTTATTAATATGGCACAATCTTTATATCCAACAGAATAA
- a CDS encoding UbiA prenyltransferase family protein, producing MNKVKHYLQLMRIHQWVKNFFIFLPLFFSFKMDHIPLLIADLWAFVGFCLIASSIYIINDWNDIATDRLHPEKRNRPLASGAINKKEALLMILSLVAVGVSVYIFVLGNYIALALLVSYFILNIFYSLRLKHIPVIDISIVAIGFVIRIFIGGVVTDTPLSRWIVVMTFLLAIFLALGKRRDDVVIYEETGDKVRKNVDGYNIPFLNVAIVVVAAVMMVAYIMYTISQEVTEHNGDNLYLTSFFVFIGLFRYLQIIFVEERSGNPTLIFLKDNFIRIIIILWIISFFVITKFFR from the coding sequence ATGAATAAAGTAAAACACTATTTACAATTGATGCGAATACATCAGTGGGTAAAGAATTTTTTCATCTTTTTACCTCTATTCTTTTCTTTTAAAATGGATCATATTCCATTGTTGATTGCCGATTTATGGGCTTTTGTCGGCTTTTGTTTAATAGCCAGTTCTATATACATTATCAACGACTGGAACGATATTGCAACAGACCGGCTTCATCCCGAGAAACGAAATAGACCTTTGGCTTCGGGAGCTATAAATAAAAAAGAGGCATTGTTGATGATTCTTAGTTTAGTGGCAGTCGGTGTGTCTGTGTATATATTTGTTTTAGGAAACTATATCGCATTGGCATTATTGGTGTCTTATTTTATTCTAAACATATTTTACTCGCTAAGGTTGAAACATATACCGGTTATTGATATTAGTATTGTGGCTATAGGATTTGTTATCCGTATATTTATAGGTGGGGTTGTTACAGATACTCCTCTTTCTCGGTGGATTGTGGTCATGACTTTTTTGTTGGCTATATTCTTGGCTTTGGGTAAACGGCGTGATGATGTAGTAATTTATGAGGAAACAGGAGATAAAGTTCGTAAGAATGTCGATGGGTATAATATTCCATTTCTGAATGTGGCGATTGTGGTTGTAGCGGCGGTAATGATGGTTGCTTATATTATGTACACTATTTCGCAGGAGGTAACAGAACATAATGGAGATAATCTTTATCTGACTTCCTTTTTTGTATTTATTGGATTGTTCCGATATTTACAAATCATATTTGTGGAAGAAAGGAGTGGTAATCCAACATTGATATTCCTCAAAGATAATTTTATCCGTATCATTATAATCTTATGGATTATTTCTTTCTTTGTTATCACAAAATTCTTTAGGTAA
- a CDS encoding HAD family hydrolase, with amino-acid sequence MVDANSSKVIAVFDFDGTITTVDTLFDFIRFYYGFPRLIWGVFVLSPILILFKLGFIPNDKAKERLFSYFFKGKTLSEFNAICEKYKNRINQTLRSQAIDKIRFHQQEGHIVLINSASIYNWILPWAQSVDIEKVIGTEIEVKEGVITGKFTGENCYGVEKVKRFLELYPYRDTYQLYVYGDSSGDKPLLDIADFPFYKEF; translated from the coding sequence ATGGTAGATGCAAATTCATCGAAGGTAATAGCTGTTTTCGACTTTGACGGAACTATAACGACCGTAGATACCTTATTCGATTTTATTCGCTTTTATTATGGGTTTCCACGGTTGATTTGGGGGGTGTTTGTTCTCTCTCCTATTTTGATTTTATTTAAACTAGGGTTTATCCCAAATGATAAGGCAAAGGAACGGCTGTTTTCTTATTTCTTTAAAGGAAAGACATTATCGGAGTTTAATGCTATTTGCGAAAAATACAAGAATCGAATAAATCAGACGTTAAGATCACAAGCGATCGATAAGATCAGATTTCATCAACAGGAAGGGCATATAGTTCTCATTAATAGCGCATCTATTTACAATTGGATTTTGCCTTGGGCTCAATCAGTCGATATTGAGAAAGTTATCGGTACGGAGATTGAAGTTAAAGAAGGCGTAATAACAGGGAAGTTCACAGGTGAAAATTGCTACGGAGTAGAGAAGGTCAAACGTTTCCTGGAACTTTATCCTTATAGAGATACTTATCAGTTATATGTATACGGCGACAGTAGTGGGGATAAACCGTTGTTAGACATTGCAGATTTTCCGTTTTATAAGGAATTCTAA
- a CDS encoding M48 family metallopeptidase — protein sequence MVKYFPILFIAMSLLFSSCGSVPVTGRKQLNLVSNQEVLSLSLQQYQQFIKSAPISTDKKNTALVQKVGRNIANAVETYLKNNGYADELASYAWEFNLVKSADVNAFCMPGGKIVVYEGILPYTQDETGLAVVLGHEVAHAVAKHANERMSQQMMTEYGTAAIGTALGGTSTGVQQAAAAAIGLGSQYGILLPYSRKQELEADKLGLIFMAMAGYNPSQAAAFWTRMSQQGSSTPEFMSTHPSDNTRIQQIEKDLPEAMKYYKGGTGATNTNSSKTSNKWKF from the coding sequence ATGGTAAAGTATTTCCCTATTTTATTTATAGCGATGTCACTATTGTTCTCCAGTTGTGGCAGCGTACCTGTAACCGGACGTAAACAATTGAATCTGGTTTCGAACCAAGAGGTTCTTTCGTTGAGTTTACAGCAATATCAACAATTTATAAAATCTGCGCCAATATCAACCGATAAGAAGAATACGGCATTGGTACAGAAAGTTGGTAGAAATATAGCGAATGCTGTTGAAACTTATCTGAAAAACAATGGTTATGCAGATGAATTAGCATCGTATGCATGGGAATTCAACCTCGTGAAGAGTGCTGATGTAAATGCTTTTTGCATGCCCGGTGGGAAAATTGTCGTATATGAAGGAATACTGCCTTACACTCAGGACGAAACTGGTCTGGCTGTTGTCTTAGGACATGAAGTCGCACATGCTGTTGCAAAACACGCAAATGAACGTATGAGCCAACAAATGATGACTGAATATGGTACAGCTGCAATAGGTACAGCACTTGGCGGGACATCAACCGGAGTACAACAAGCCGCTGCCGCAGCAATTGGGCTCGGTTCTCAATATGGAATTTTATTACCTTATTCACGCAAACAAGAATTAGAAGCTGATAAACTTGGTCTGATATTTATGGCAATGGCAGGATACAACCCGAGTCAGGCTGCTGCATTTTGGACTCGCATGTCGCAGCAAGGAAGTAGCACTCCTGAATTTATGAGTACTCACCCTTCAGACAACACACGTATCCAACAGATAGAAAAAGATTTGCCTGAAGCTATGAAATACTATAAAGGTGGAACAGGAGCAACGAATACGAATTCGTCAAAAACATCTAACAAATGGAAGTTCTAA
- the mscL gene encoding large-conductance mechanosensitive channel protein MscL → MSVLKELKEFMMRGNVVDMAVGVIVGGAFGKIVSSLVSDIIMPPIGVVLGGVNFSDLKVTLKEAVGDVAAVTINYGSFVQTVFDFVIIASAIFFAIKGINMLQKKKEEAPAAPPAPTKEETLLTEIRDLLKEQNKN, encoded by the coding sequence ATGTCGGTATTAAAAGAATTAAAGGAGTTTATGATGCGTGGCAACGTAGTTGATATGGCTGTCGGTGTCATTGTAGGTGGAGCATTCGGCAAGATTGTATCATCGCTTGTAAGCGATATTATCATGCCTCCAATCGGGGTTGTACTTGGCGGTGTCAATTTTTCGGACCTGAAAGTAACGCTAAAAGAAGCAGTAGGTGACGTAGCAGCTGTAACAATCAATTATGGCTCTTTTGTACAAACTGTTTTTGATTTTGTTATCATAGCCAGTGCTATATTTTTTGCTATCAAGGGTATCAATATGCTACAAAAGAAAAAAGAAGAAGCCCCTGCTGCCCCTCCGGCTCCAACTAAAGAGGAAACGTTACTAACAGAAATAAGAGATTTATTGAAGGAACAAAATAAAAATTAA